Below is a genomic region from Persicimonas caeni.
TCGCTGACCAGCCCCAGCGCGCGCGATCTGGGCCACCTCGAGCCGGAGTCAGTTCCCAGCGGGCTCGCCATCCCCGACCCCTGATCCCCACGATTGGTGAATCGACCCCTCACTGATGGGCCGTCGGCATCTTCGTGTGTACGGTTAATAGTGAACGTGACCTTGCGCCGAAGGATGCCGAACCCATGAGTGTCGGGCATATCCACGACCAACCCAGACCGACCAACACCGCGCGCAGTGCCTTCCACGTCTTGTCGGGCGTGATTGGGGTGCTGCTCGCCGAGTACGCACCGTGGTGGCTGGTGATGGCGGTGCCCATCACCCTGGCGAGCACGTTTTGGCTGCTCGAGGTGACCCGGCGCATGAGCGACGCGTGGAATGACACGCTGATGCGCTTCTTCGCGCCCATCGCCCACGCTCACGAGCGTGAACTGGTCAATTCTTCGACCTGGTACGCCACCGCGTTGAGCCTCTTGTCGCTGACGGGCTCGCCGCTGGCCTTCGGCGCGGGCGCGATCGTCTTGGGCCTGGGCGACCCGGCCGCGGCCCTCGTCGGGCGCAAGTACGGGCGTGTGGCTCTCGTCAACAACCGCACCCTCGAAGGCACATTGACCTTTGTCGTCGTCGCCTTTCTGGCGGTGCTCGGCGTCGTGCTCCTATGGCACGACGAGCTGTCGACCATGCGCATGCTCGCCGTATGCACGGCCGCTAGCGGCGCGGGCGCACTCACCGAGCTGTTGAGCCGG
It encodes:
- a CDS encoding diacylglycerol/polyprenol kinase family protein, coding for MSVGHIHDQPRPTNTARSAFHVLSGVIGVLLAEYAPWWLVMAVPITLASTFWLLEVTRRMSDAWNDTLMRFFAPIAHAHERELVNSSTWYATALSLLSLTGSPLAFGAGAIVLGLGDPAAALVGRKYGRVALVNNRTLEGTLTFVVVAFLAVLGVVLLWHDELSTMRMLAVCTAASGAGALTELLSRRIDDNFSIPVVTGAVVWAVLAV